In Arachis hypogaea cultivar Tifrunner chromosome 7, arahy.Tifrunner.gnm2.J5K5, whole genome shotgun sequence, the genomic window GACCACTAAATGAAATTAGTTACATAAATCAAAGCCAATAGTGCCTTGTCACTTTCCTTGACTTTATTGCCTGATTATTTTTATTTCAGCTTTCTGTCTATGGCATTGGTTGCTCGGCAGAACAACTATATCAGGCCTTTGTTGACTGAAGAGAACTTACTCGATATAAAAAATGGAAGGTTCAAACAATCCGCCTTCAAAAGAACCTCTCCAAAATGGATGACTATTAAGATGATTGATGGTGAAACTTTATTCTTTTTGTAGGCATGTTCTGCAGGAAATGACTGTCGATACTTTTATTCCTAATGACACCAAGATTCTTCGTGATGGTAAACTGATGTAGACATACATAATTATCATCGCCTATATTATGTCCAATAAACCTGGTTTCACCAAATTGATTGTTTAACCCACATTCATTTGTTCTTTACATCAGGAAGAATTAATATCATCACCGGTCCTAATTTTTCTGGAAAGAGTATCTATATAAAGCAGGTGGCTTTAATTGTTTTTCTATCCCACATTGGTAGTTTCGTGCCAGCAGATGCAGCAACAGTGGGTCTGACTGATAGGTATGAATTTCTTATAACCTAAGTCTGAGACAGCATCTACATCCTGGCTTTGCTTATATCGACTATGATGGGTGTTGCTATGTTCATCAATTATCAGTcgttaatatatattaaaaaattaaaggaaaaaatatCTTACATATATCTAGTATAACAAAATTCGATTAGCTTTgtcattttacataattttttagaaaattaagtggttttaatatttttcaaaagagAGCACTCTAGAAGGAGGACTTTAATTTAGGTGAAAGGAGGAACAATTTTATCTGTTGATCCTAGTTATTACATTCTTATCTTTACAATGCTGCAGAATATTTTGTGCAACGGGAAGCAGGCTGATGACAGCAGAACAATCAACATTcatgattgatcttcatcaaatAGGAATGATGCTAAGGTATACCGAGAAAAACTTGATTAGAGTAAGGCCAATGCGTTGATCTAGCCATGGCCCTAAGCAGAAAGGGTATCTTTTCTCCTTGCATCTGACCTTTGAATGATGAGCCATTCATTTCATAATCACAGATGTTCTTCAGTATGATTTTATCAAGACAACAAAATGGATCAAGGGTTCCAGGAGAATATAGTGTAGTGTACTAAAATAACACtagtttttgttttaattttgaggAAAACCTGCAGGCATGCTACTTCACGATCTCTATGTCTGGTAGATGAATTTGGAAAAGGGACTCTCACAGAAGGTCAGTATCTCCAGTGTTTATGAAGCATCTAATTTCACAAATATGTGGATCGCAGAATTTGTTGCACATGCTCGTTTTGGCCATAAATGTTTTTGATCCCGTTTCAGATGGCATTGGTCTGCTAGCTGGGACCATAAATCACTTTGTAACGTATGATGAACCACCAAAGGTTAAAGCACTTCATTATGGTTTACCTTCACCTCTTTGCTTGAAGCCAAATTGAACTTGCAGTATTTGTAATACGCAGTTCagcttaatttttaataattcaaatttACTTGTCTCTTAAAAAGAAAGACATATTACTTAGTGAGAACAATTTCAGAAATGACATTGAGGAATGTTACCTGAAACTCTACGAGTCAAATTGCATTTCAAATTTATACAAAACTGGTTAAATGAATATATGGCAATTAATTGTTTGTTCTCTTTCTGTAACTGAGGATTTCCTCATGGGAGACTCCAATGGCTCATTTGTTGTGATTTTTGCAGGTCTTCATATGCACTCATCTCATGGATTTGTTGCAAGGGCATTCTTTGACCAAGGTTATTGCTTGTGCATCATAGTGGAGTTTAAGTTTTCAAGGTTTCAGCTGAGTCATTGTGAACATAATATCTTTGAATTGTTTCAGTCTCAGCAGATTAGCTTTCATACAATGAGTATACTGAAGCCCGACGATAATTCCACATGTCTTGAAGACATTGTATTTTTATATAGGtatctttttcttaattctgCCATTCAGTATGCTAAGAATTACATTAACCATCATATGATCACTTATGCCAACCAAATTAACAGATAAATTTTGCTAACATGCATGTTTACTAAACCTAATAAATGCAATCTCTTTGTCCTCTGGAGACGGCACACTGAACACCAAAATATAAACACTTGAGCATGCATATGTTTCAGTTAGAATAATCTGCACTAAATGATAATATTTGATTCAATCAATTATAATGGTTTTCTTGTGAGTATTGGTTATTGAAATTACTAAGTAAAAATTGAAGTAATTCTGTTTTCTAAGGAGTTTTCAGCCTTGCtattatgatatttgtatgcagGCTTGTTCCAGGACATGCGCATCATAGCTACGGTATTCTTTTGCTTTAGTAATATAATGTCTGttgaaaaactaatgaaaataacgTGGGATTTTGGTGTATCATCCAGGACTGCACTGTGCACTGCTTGCAGGTGAAATTATGCTATgatctaaatatatttttttcaactttCTATATTCTGACGCAAACTACATTGCTCATGCAGGTGTGCCACATGAAATTATAAAAAGAGCTGCAGTTGTGTTGGATGCTGTTGCAAATAACAAGTGTGTTGAGCGTCTATGCAATGATAACATCACGGCACGAGATCATCAGTACAAGGTATCATTTAAATTTCCAGAGTCAAAAATTACAGGGATAACATTTTGAACATGACATTTGCTTAGTGTTTCCTTGTCCTCAGCATTTAGACATGTTTATGTTTCTGGACTTTGATGCAGAATGCCATAGAGAAGTTGTTGGAATTCGATATTGACAAAGGCGATTTAAACCAAttttttgatgatgtattttctCTATCTCTTAATTCATGATCAAAGTCTAGTTGGTAGTTTCTCCATCTACCATTAGGTTAACTAAGATAATAGATTGGTCAAGTATAGTGGTGTTCTAACTTCTAACCTTGTAACGAATCCGGTTCTGTTTTCTCTTATTTCTGTCATCTTCATTGCCCCATTGACAACGAATTGAACAAAAGAATGTTGTCCAACCAGACAAATTATTGGCGAAAATTAACTTCAGGCTGCAACTAGCTGTCTCATGTTAATAGGAGACGTGTACTTTGAAGAACCATCAAACATTTTGTCGACAAAGATACGATTAGCTGCCTCTGTAGGATGGAACAAATCCCAGAAGATGTGGTCTTGTCTATTGGAACAAAGATTTGACAGTGGTAAGCAAAGACCCCTTGCATTCAGTTCCCCGAATCCACAACAAGCAGCTTTGATCTCTCTAAATCcttaaaggagaaaaaaaagtttATCATGATCGTTACGTATAACAATCTAAAACACCAAAAATGATATGCATAGGAGAGAATATCATATGATAATTAATAGTACCATAGAAAGCTGGATTCTGAATGAGGTCCATATGAGCAGCATAAGTGTCAAAGAAGGAGTAAGTAATGTCCCTATTCTCAAATTGCCATTCCTTAAGCATGGATTGAAGGCCTTCGTTATATTTAATTGGCCAATAATTGCCATCTGTAATGCACTCCGTTTTGTTCCTGACCCTAAATACAGGAGTACATCCAAGTGCCCCAATGCCAGCTATCTCAAATTTACGAGCACCAAGATTGTATAATCGCTGCCAGAAATAGATAAAAAGAAAGTTAACAAGATAACTAGGCACTGTAAAAGTGATTATTATACCGTATATATTAGCTTGACTAACCTGTAGTTGTACTTTGAGTGAGAAAACCATGGAATCCAAATACTGCTGTGGAGTGATTTTCTTACGAAGATTTGATGATTGTAAGTAGCCGAAGAGATCATTGCTGCCAATCACCACTGCGAAAATTGATTTTGAGAGGCGCTTTTGTAGAGCAGCATCTCCTGCTTCTCGTTTCATATCCTCATACACAACTGAGTAGTAAGTCACTTGCTTTGTCAACGGTATTGCCTGTCTCTGCAAATAAAATTGTGCATAGCAAAATCCATTACAACTTGCGGGGATAGCTCAGTTGGGAGAGCGTCAGACTGAAGATCTGAAGGTCGCGTGTTCGATCCACGCTCACCGCATTTTTAATCCAATCTTTTTCCCTATACCCATtttggtagaaaaataaaatgttggccaaaataaaataatagtggAGAAATGAAAAATGGAACTTACAAAACGTTCATCTGTGCCATTGAATATTCCAGCACCTGAGGATGCAAAGCTAACACCATCCAAGGACACATTGTTTTTGTTGGCATTTGATTTTGCAGTTAGGGACAGGTAAGGTGGCGAAGTTGCCAATCCCAATTTCTCAGCTGCCACCCATCCATATCAACCAAATACTATTAAACTATTatggcaataaaaataaaaatctatctACAAGCAATGTATAACTAAAATATAACAATTTTCAATATTAGCTTGAAGTCAAAATGGCATAAGAGTTGGAACTTGGAACAGTATATAGAATTTATTGGTCTAAGGGGCTAATAAGAAACCTTAATAATATAGTTTCCTTAAGTTTGACGTCTTCTACATCTAAATCCCATGTTGGTGtccctttttatatatataaatcccATATGTGTGTAATCAACAAATGATTGTAAAGCTAACAGTAATGGAATCATAGAAGATGACTACTATATATACTTACAAATGAAATCAGCAGCATTCTTGCCATTGCTGAATCTGCCATTGGGTTTATGAGTTGGAAAATCAATTCCATAGTAAGGGTGATCAGCTCTTGCAACAGAGATTCTCAAGTAATTGTTGTTGCCAACATCAACAAGTGAGTCTCCAAACACATAAACTGCTGGAACCACCGTTTGTTCACCCTTTGAAAATCCACATCTAATAACAAGgaaaatgaaaatcaaaactCTAGTACCATAACTCATCTTGGATTTTTTATGTGTGTGGAGCAAAATAGAGttgattagttattatatatattcCAAAATTAGATAAAGGGTACACGTTTAAGtgtgaaaagaagaaaataaaataatgaaaagagagatttgattgaaagtggAACAAATTAAAGCACTCTCCAGAACTAAACCCAcagataattatattttatatattttattagttatcATGATTTATGAAATAGTAACATGAAGGTGATATGATCTTATGTGGCTGATGATGATAAATTAACCTTCAAAGTCACATCAAAATTATATGACAAGCTAAGATTTCATTCATCAGCACAAATAATTAACACCACCtatattctatatataaaaaatattacctCATTTTCAATCTACTATTAGTGGGgcgaattaatatatatatttcattttttaaaGCTATAGAAAGAAACTGTATAGAAATTTCAATTTTTCACACATAATAATGCAATTTCACTATTGAAAGCAAGCTTCAACCCACTTTTTGATGAGTCCAATGCCAAAAAAAAAAGGTCTGTGATTCGGATTCGCTGCACCATTGCCACCCCACCATGTTGCTCCCACTTATATATTATGCTTTTACATATTCCTATTTAATTAGAAATTTCTAAGCATAATGGAAATATGGAATCAACCAACATATCAAGCTGTACTTTACCGAAAGTTATCGATCATGTTTCTGGgtacattaaaaatcaattataaataaatttgattatatGTCTTATCTTTGATTATTCTATTCTAAATTGatgattataaataaatatataataactgatttaataattactttttaatatatattttttcatatatttatatatgacatttttaatttattactaacaAGACACTGTTATCTACGCTAGATCTTTAAATCATAACTTTCAGAATGCAGTACTATATAATAATATGGCCTTAAAAAGCTgcactatatatacatatatatctaAATCCAATTTTGCATAGAGCATTATTAATTTGAGAAACCAATAGTGGTCCTAGTAGTTTAGCCAAAACTAAGAAAGTGTacattaattacaaaaataaaagttcGTGTCACAATGAGATTGATCTTAGTGataaataattttgatttgattaaaCAGATCGACTTATTTATTATAATCAGGTGTACCATTCGAATAGAGTTTAAATTATCCGAATactaaatgagaaaaaaaattaaaactcatGTGTCTAACATTTTTTGTTGGTACATTTTTTAAAAGGCTCAGGAAATAAAGCCTTTTAATTTGTCTTAGCTCAAAATATATATCTTGCTATTaaattactctttcattttagtccatgacaataataaaaaagttttGTGACCCACAAATTTAatccaacagaatacataaattcaattacaattttagtatttattatcttatctttatcttatctttagttgttcttatcttatctttatttgcttttatctttcatagaacaatgctctatattttttttttgaaacatagaaagctcaacacattaaagtggagcataaaataaagaagaagacacACAACGAGCTACCAACCAAACCAACACCTAACACCCCAGACCTATCAACAGCCTCCCCCAGAATCACCACCACGCCATTCTGTATAGCTCATCACCGTCTTTGTGTGGATTACCTCCAGGCTTGCTCTTGTATTATTAAAGATTCGTGCATTCCGTTCCAACCAGATGTTCCAAATAACTGCAAAGAACACTGTCATCCACATCTGCTGCCCTTATTGTCTATTATGCAAGCCATGCCAGCTTTCAAACATTTCCCTAATGGTTCCAGGGATCACCCACTCTCTACCTAGTGACCTCAACCACttacaccacacctgccaagctaCCTCACACCTAAGGAATAAATGCACCAGATTCTAATTCCTTAGTACACATTACACACAAACTATCCCCCAGAATGTTGACTCCTATTTTACCCAGCCGCTCCTTGGTGTTAACTCGATCAACTAGCACAAACCACCCAAATAGCTCAATCCTCGGAGGAACAAAACCTTTCCAAACGGAGCTCGTGAAACTATAACTCGTTATTTCAGCCGAAAGAGTCTCCGCTTGTATAGCCTGTATCACAGAACGAGTAGAGAAAACACCTTTATTGTCAAACTTCCACACCACGCTGTCCTCCCGACCTGATGACAACCTCACTGGCCTTAACCTCTCATGCAGCTGATTGACAAGTTCTAGCTCCCATTGGAACAACTCCCTTCTCCATTGGAAATTCCAAATCCAATCAAGCCCATCCCAAAAGCCACAGTCCCCAATTAGAAGTCCTTGCTGGCTTGAGATAGAGTATAGTCTCGGATAACTCCCTTTGAGAACACCCTCTTGAATCCAGTTATCTTCCCAAAATCGGGTTTGCATACCATTGCCTATTTCCATTGCCAGTCCACTTACCATTTTATCCCGAATCCGCGGTTCTTTTATATTCAGCTGACAGATGTCCCTCCAAGACCCTCCTTTTACTTGTAAAGGCTGAGTTGCCAACATTACATTCGGGTTCAACTTGTTACACGAACAAATAATCTTCTTCCACAGCgggcaatcctcctttgaaaaccgccaccaccacttaaacaggaGCGCTGTGTTCCTTAGCATTGCATCACCAACCCCCAAGCCCCCCACCTTTTTTGGAGCATGTACTAGCTCCCACTTAACCATAGGTATACCAGAGTTACCATTCTCCTTGCACCACATAAAGTTCCGTTGTAGAGTGATCAGCTTGTCTGCCACGGCTTTCGGCATCTTGTACAGACTAAGATAATATATGGGAAGACTATTCAGTACCGACTTGATAAGGACCAGCTTCCCTGATTTATTCAACACCTTCGCTTTCCACAAGCTAAGCTTCTGTTCCACCTTATCAATGATTGGTTTCCAAGTCTTTACTAGCCGCGGATTTGCACCTAAAGAAATTCCCAAGTATCTTACCGGTAGAGCAGCTTGCTGGCATCCCAGTATTCCACATGCCTGATCAATCCATCTTTGCTCACAGTTCACCGATATCAgatttgatttttcaaaattgatgCTCAGCCccgacatcaactcaaagcaccGCAACAGTCTCTTATAGTTGACAATTGTTTCAGTCTCCGGCGGACAGAACAAGATAGTGTCATCCGCAAACTGTAAGTGTGACAGTTCAATATGATCTCCCCCTACCAGCAGTGGAGCAATGCGTCCGTTCCTGACAGCTTCCCCCAACATCCGATGCAAAACATCAACCACTAAAACGAACAGCAGTGGAGAGAGCGGGTCCCCTTGTCTTAGTCCCCTCTCCATCTTGAATGGCTTAGACGGTGACCCATTCACCAAGACTGCCATGGTAGCCGTAGTAACACCCTCCTTCACCCAACTCCTCCATCTTTGGCCAAAGCCCATTTTCTGGAGCACAATGTCAACAAAACTCCATCGCACTCTGTCATAGGCCTTTTGAAAATCCAGTTTGATAATGGCTGCTGTCTTTTTCCGGGTCTTCAACCAATGAACCGTCTCGCAGGCTATGAGGGCGCCATCATGAATTTTCCTTCCTTTAACAAACGCAGTCTGAGTCTCTCCGACCAACCCCGACATCACAGCTCGCATTCTTCTCACCAACACCTTCGAAATCACTTTATACACACACCCCACCATACTAATTGGCCGAAAATCCTTCACCTCCTTTGCACCTTCAAACTTTGGAGCTAGTGTCACCCAAGTGACATTGGCATCTGTTGGCATCTTCGCACTTTGAAAGAACCCCAATACCGCAGCAATGAAATCCCGCCCAATGTCCTCCCAGCatttctttatgaagttcatgttATACCCATCACTCCCTGGGGCCTTGGAAGATTCGCAGTCCCACACAGCCTCCTTGATTTCCTCCTCCGTTGGCATTGCTTCTAAAGCTTCAGCCTCAGCCCTATGGATACACTTTACTAAGCCATCCCTGATTCCAATCCTCGGAACATATTCTTGTCTATATAACTCCTTATAGAATCCTCGAATCGCACCTTTTATTCTCGCCTGATTCCGCACAAGTCTTCCATGTATCATTAGTGCGTCGATCCTGTTATTCCGTCTTCTGGCTGAGGCAATGTTATGAAAGTATCTGGTATTCTTATCCATGTTTGCAGCATGCTTAGATCGAGACATCTGTTTCCAGTGCAATTCCTTTCTAATGTACCATTTTGAACAAAAGCTTACAAGCGCCTTCCGTCGAGCCTCTGTTGTACCATCATAAATTCCATCACTGACTAAATTGTCTAGCCTGGTAAGCTCCTCCTCAAACCTCATAAGTCTCTTATCCATGTCCCTGAAGTTCTCCTTGTGCCATTTCCGCAATGGTTCTGTTAAAGCCCTCAGTTTGCACGTGAACTGCGCTTCTCCGAGGCTTTGCCATTCATCCTTCACCATTCTCAGAAACCCCTCATGCGTAAACCAGGAATCCAGACTTCTGAACGGTCGAGGTGCCCCTCCGAATCTTGTCCCGTCCAATATCAATGGACAGTGATCGGATAGCCCCCTTGGGCCACCCTTTATCCTAATATCCAGAAACTGCTCAGTCCATTCAATAGTCACCATCACTCTATCAATCCAACTACAAGACCGCCCCCTAAACCATGTAAACTTCCTATCCGTAAGAGGCAAATCAATCAACTGCATGTCATGCACCCATCCCTTAAACTCTTCCGATGATGCCGGCAAGCTAGTAACTCCTTTACGCTCCTCAACTtgtaaaatttcattaaaatccCCCATAAAATAGAACGGAACCTGACACAGCCCTGCCACATAACTCAGTTCCTCCCACACCCCCCTCTTTGCCTCCCTCCCATGCGCCCCGTACACCAAACAAAAAGCACAGTAAAAGTTTGTCCTTGTTAAGATGCCTTCAATACACAGCCACCTCTCACCTTTATATCTGTGACGGACTTGAAACACTCCATCATCCCAAATTAATAACAGACCCCCCGCTGTTCCTACAGCTTCCACAAAATCCCAACCAGCATTACTAGATCCCCAAAGCCTTGCAACCTCATATTTAGTAATCACTTCTTTTTTTGTTTCAACCAACCCCAACATGTTCAATTTATATTTACTTTTCAAAGACTTCAGCATGCTCATTTTACCGTCCCCCCTCCACCCCCTAATATTCCAACTGCCCACAATCATTTAAATAAAGTTTTGCTcaccttttgtttattttttggccGACTCCTTCTCGCCTTTTCCTTCTGCTTCGCTAGCCTTCTCTTTGCCGCTATTTTCTCATTTTGTGCTTGTAAAATTGCCATAATGTCTTCTTCCTCATCGTATAAAACCGCTCCCGATTCCACAGCCAGTGCCCAGGTTGCTTGGTTTTCCTGGCTCTGTACTCCCTGCGTCCCCTTGTACTCCTCCCCTTCTACATGACCACCTGGGCCCAGCTCATTCCCTGCTCCACCCCCCAGGCGTCGCTTTTAGCAGCCACCCCCAGTATGTCTCCCTCTGTGTTGCCTTTAGCTTCTGAGGTTTCACCCTTCCTCGTTTTTCGGCTTAGACTCGTTTGGGAACCATCATCGTGGAGACCGGTCTCACCACCACCGTGCTGCGCCCCTTGTATCTGCCGGCGATTTGCTTCCCCCACCCTCGTCCCCTCATGTGCTACACCGCCACAATCCAACTCAACACCAGCCTCCTCAGTCGGCCCTACTCCCTCCACCTTCTCTTCCAAAACCTGGATCCTATCCTCCAACGAGCCCCTAGCTGTGTGCCTCACCTCTCCCTCCTCAAGTTCCCCCTCCTCTTGGCACCCCAACCTCTCTCGCAAACCTACCATTTGCGCCGCATCACCCAGATCTCGTGGGACCTGCCAGATCATAAGACTACCCGACCCGGCCTTGCCCCCAATGGAGAGAGGTCCATGGACCGTTGCCTGCAGTAGACTAGCCTGGCCCAGCCCAACAGCTGGCTCCCTTTGCAGGCGTGTTTCGTACACAGTCAACCTCCCATCTACCCCCTGATTTGCTATTGGGCCAACTGAAGACCAGCCCACCCCTCTACAATAACCCACACACGCCCCAGCCTTGTAACACACCTGATGGGCCTCGTCATACATACCATAAGTACCAGCCCATTCCACATGATCTCCTCTCACACCTCCACAAACCTGCGTAACCGTATTCTCCGACTCCCCCTCATGAACCACCTCACACCCCTTAGAATCTGCTACTCCACCTTCCTTGGTACTATCTGAATCTGGTACAACCGTatcttttttgaaattcaaatactCAACGTTCACATCATTCAAAAAGACATCAGAAGTTACTATTCTGCCCTCTCCTTGCGCAGCCTCTGTAAGCATGTCGGAAACCAAATCTGTCGCCGGATCCCAGTTACCCACCCCCTTTTCCAGGGCCGTGCCAGCGGCGCTAGAAGCTGCATTCTCATCATAGCCACTTCTGCTTCTCTCCATACTGACCGCAGCATCCTCCTGGTAGTCTACCTCCTTCACAAAAATCCCAAATGCTGTCTTCCCAACAACAATTTGCATCCATTCACTGATTGCATCGAACACCCCCGTCTCAACTTGAATCCTTCCCACTGTGAAGGAGGCTTTTTCCCCAGTAATTACATCACACTGAAGCACATTGCCCCACTGCCCTCCTATTTTCTTGAACGTTTCCGGCGACTATGCATGCAAAGGAATTCCGTAGCACTCCAGCCACGTTCGTCGAGTAGTACAACGTTCCGATTCCTCCCAACGCGAGATCCTATGAAAGACTTGCAGCAAAGTATCCATCTTGAACGTAAACACACCCTCCGCATGCTGCACAGTATCAAATATTAACAGGACTTTGCACGCCCCGATCTCCCGGACATCCACAATTTGAGGTATATTTTTAGAGACCACCCTCTTCACTGAGCAGAGGTCCACTGGGTGCAATGTTTGTCCCACTAAACTCCTCGCCAACCATGCCATATTTGGTTCAACTATTGGCACATCAATTCTTTTCATATGTCCACTCCCCTTTGTGGCAGTCTGATGTTCTCGCACTGGCTGTTCCCCAAAGGATTTGTCAGCCGCAACCCCGTTCCCATGATAAGACGCCCCTGCTACGCCTCCATTCTTACGTACGATTTCCTTCCTCACTGATCCACCCATCGCTTGAGATTGTCTTCTATACTTCGCTTCTCCAACGGTAATTACCTTTCCCCGTAATCTCCAGTGGTTCATTTCTGCAATCGCCTTGAGGGCGCCCCCTTTTGTCGTGTAACGAACAAAAGCAAACAGGTAAATCGATCCACTCTTTCG contains:
- the LOC112701943 gene encoding GDSL esterase/lipase At5g55050, which translates into the protein MSYGTRVLIFIFLVIRCGFSKGEQTVVPAVYVFGDSLVDVGNNNYLRISVARADHPYYGIDFPTHKPNGRFSNGKNAADFISEKLGLATSPPYLSLTAKSNANKNNVSLDGVSFASSGAGIFNGTDERFRQAIPLTKQVTYYSVVYEDMKREAGDAALQKRLSKSIFAVVIGSNDLFGYLQSSNLRKKITPQQYLDSMVFSLKVQLQRLYNLGARKFEIAGIGALGCTPVFRVRNKTECITDGNYWPIKYNEGLQSMLKEWQFENRDITYSFFDTYAAHMDLIQNPAFYGFREIKAACCGFGELNARGLCLPLSNLCSNRQDHIFWDLFHPTEAANRIFVDKMFDGSSKYTSPINMRQLVAA